In one window of Musa acuminata AAA Group cultivar baxijiao chromosome BXJ3-2, Cavendish_Baxijiao_AAA, whole genome shotgun sequence DNA:
- the LOC135631955 gene encoding gibberellin 20 oxidase 1-D-like, with translation MVMGTRSLPKTVVDMSIAKPIETKATPPVFNAAVLSREDYIPEQFVWPEHEKPTPDAHEELSVPLIDLGGLRSGDPAAAAAVTRSVAGACERHGFFHVVNHRIDAELLAEAHRAAEAFFAMPLAAKQLARRKPGESCGYASSFTGRFASKLPWKETLSFRFSPSPLAGGVVRDYIVDALGEDFRHLGEVYQRYCEAMSRLSLEIMEVLGLSLGVGEAHFRDFFEGNDSIMRLNYYPPCRQPELTLGTGPHCDPTSLTILHQDDVRGLQVLADGRWRTISPKPDAFVVNIGDTFMALSNGRYKSCLHRAVVNREVPRKSLAFFLCPATDRVVRPPGALVDADHPRAYPDFTWPTLLEFTQKHYRADMKTLDAFTSWIRRAEATAPQ, from the exons ATGGTGATGGGAACTCGTTCCCTACCCAAAACGGTGGTGGATATGAGCATAGCAAAGCCCATAGAAACCAAGGCGACACCGCCGGTCTTCAATGCCGCCGTCCTCAGTCGCGAGGACTACATCCCCGAACAATTCGTCTGGCCCGAGCACGAGAAGCCGACTCCCGACGCCCACGAAGAGCTCTCTGTCCCCCTGATCGACCTCGGCGGGTTGCGGTCCGGTGACCCCGCTGCCGCGGCCGCCGTCACTAGGTCCGTCGCCGGCGCGTGTGAGCGGCACGGGTTCTTCCACGTCGTCAACCACCGCATCGACGCAGAGCTTCTGGCGGAGGCGCACCGCGCCGCGGAGGCCTTCTTCGCGATGCCGTTGGCGGCGAAGCAGCTCGCGCGGCGGAAGCCCGGGGAGAGCTGCGGCTACGCCAGCAGCTTCACGGGGAGGTTTGCGAGCAAGCTGCCGTGGAAGGAAACCCTCTCGTTCCGCTTCTCCCCCTCGCCGCTCGCCGGAGGCGTCGTGCGGGACTACATCGTCGACGCCCTCGGCGAAGACTTCCGCCACTTGGG GGAGGTGTACCAGCGATACTGCGAGGCGATGAGCCGGTTGTCACTGGAGATAATGGAGGTGCTCGGATTGAGCTTGGGAGTGGGGGAGGCACACTTCCGGGACTTCTTCGAGGGCAACGACTCGATAATGCGGCTGAACTACTACCCGCCGTGCCGGCAGCCGGAACTCACGCTGGGCACCGGCCCCCATTGCGACCCCACCTCGCTCACCATCCTCCACCAGGACGACGTCCGAGGCCTGCAGGTCCTCGCCGACGGCAGGTGGCGCACCATCAGCCCCAAGCCCGACGCCTTCGTCGTCAACATCGGTGACACTTTCATG GCGCTGTCGAACGGGAGGTACAAGAGTTGCCTACACAGAGCAGTGGTGAACAGAGAGGTGCCGCGAAAGTCGCTGGCCTTCTTCTTGTGCCCGGCCACCGACAGGGTGGTGCGCCCGCCAGGGGCGCTGGTGGACGCCGACCATCCCAGGGCGTATCCGGACTTCACGTGGCCCACGCTGCTCGAGTTCACCCAGAAGCATTATAGAGCCGACATGAAGACCCTCGACGCTTTCACGAGCTGGATTCGCCGGGCCGAAGCGACCGCGCCGCAGTGA